Proteins co-encoded in one Cucurbita pepo subsp. pepo cultivar mu-cu-16 chromosome LG15, ASM280686v2, whole genome shotgun sequence genomic window:
- the LOC111811684 gene encoding transcription factor MYB101-like has translation MVESKGEKGRSEGEHHHHLAGGDGGDGGGDGGGRALKKGPWTAAEDGILIEYVKKHGEGNWNAVQKHTGLARCGKSCRLRWANHLRPNLKKGSFSQEEERVIIELHAKLGNKWARMAAQLPGRTDNEIKNYWNTRMKRRQRAGLPLYPLEIQQEAMAFHLQQHQHHHHHQQQQQQHHSSSAAAVATNFSAIRHKPDFNNNHPNSVSIFNFSSSINNSQKNFSDGSSFYAAPTSQFKFFPENNNGGRFALPLSPVSPFSQIGQQMNQSLSTPPQASFQLNYGDNYVCNSTSGLNSMILGAPYHHLIPGLETELPSIQTPPLSTTPASSGTSGGDGIMVGTNSGLLDVVLLEAEARSRNEKQSREETSSPGDLKQRTEQGSTEEDDANLHVESVLGSSGGEEAAAAENCSDEFSSSYSSSRKKPRMEPLEEMNSMDDDDLMSLLNNFQSGMPVPEWYPGSSDDDLGINLHNGPSSRELNGNGEEDDQRQKVASPSTVSSSRVIEWSLGSSCWNNMPSIC, from the exons ATGGTCGAGAGCAAAGGGGAGAAAGGGAGAAGCGAAGGGgagcatcatcatcatcttgcAGGTGGCGACGGCGGAGACGGCGGCGGAGACGGCGGAGGGAGGGCGTTGAAGAAAGGACCGTGGACGGCGGCGGAAGATGGGATCTTGATTGAATATGTGAAGAAACACGGTGAAGGGAATTGGAACGCGGTTCAGAAACATACGGGATTGGCTCGGTGTGGGAAGAGTTGTCGGCTTCGTTGGGCTAACCATTTGAGGCCTAATCTCAAAAAGGGTTCTTTTTCTCAGGAGGAAGAAAGGGTCATCATTGAACTTCATGCTAAACTTGGCAATAAATGGGCTCGCATGGCTGCTCAg TTACCTGGAAGAACCGACAACGAAATTAAGAATTACTGGAACACCCGAATGAAGCGTCGCCAAAGGGCCGGTTTGCCGCTTTACCCTCTTGAAATTCAGCAGGAAGCGATGGCGTTTCATCTCCAGCAACACcaacaccaccaccaccaccaacaacaacaacaacagcacCACTCTTCCTCTGCCGCCGCGGTTGCCACCAACTTCTCTGCCATTCGACATAAACCCGATTTCAACAACAACCACCCAAATTCTGTTTCGATCTTTAACTTCTCTTCGTCAATCAATAATTCCCAGAAGAATTTCAGCGATGGGTCGTCGTTTTACGCCGCACCCACAAGCCAATTCAAGTTTTTTCCCGAAAATAACAACGGCGGTAGATTTGCTCTGCCTCTTTCCCCTGTTTCTCCATTTTCACAAATTGGGCAACAGATGAATCAATCCCTCTCGACCCCACCGCAGGCCTCCTTCCAGTTGAATTATGGAGATAATTATGTGTGTAATTCTACTTCGGGTCTGAATTCAATGATTCTTGGAGCTCCGTACCATCACCTGATTCCGGGGTTGGAAACAGAGCTTCCTTCAATCCAAACGCCGCCGCTCTCCACCACTCCGGCCTCCTCCGGGACAAGCGGCGGCGATGGGATCATGGTGGGAACAAACAGTGGATTGCTTGACGTTGTACTGCTGGAGGCCGAAGCTCGGTCTCGTAATGAGAAGCAGTCGAGAGAAGAAACCTCCTCCCCCGGGGATCTGAAACAGAGGACAGAACAAGGATCTACAGAGGAAGATGATGCTAATTTACATGTAGAATCAGTTTTAGGAAGCAGTGGCGGAGAGGAGGCCGCCGCCGCTGAAAATTGTTCCGATGAGTTCAGCTCCTCCTATTCATCATCTC GAAAGAAACCAAGAATGGAACCATTAGAGGAGATGAACTCAATGGACGACGATGACCTAATGAGCCTACTCAACAACTTCCAATCGGGAATGCCGGTGCCAGAGTGGTACCCTGGCAGCAGCGACGACGACCTCGGCATCAACCTGCACAACGGGCCCTCCTCGCGCGAATTGAATGGCAACGGAGAAGAAGACGATCAACGGCAGAAGGTCGCTTCGCCATCGACGGTTTCATCGTCGCGGGTGATCGAATGGAGCCTTGGGTCGTCTTGTTGGAACAACATGCCCAGCATTTGCTAG
- the LOC111811817 gene encoding dirigent protein 22-like: MAQNKIPSILILCLAASMSMTLLLSVEARRTKFTVYFQDYAFGPNTTFFPVVGLPGSTLNYTDFGTFFVTDDAITAIPDEGAPIIGRAQGIYVVTGMDGRNLLVLISLVFTSGTYNGSSIEIQGTSRQFDLNRELPVVAGTGKFRLARGFINTDNFSFDQQRGFSVIQVNVTLVY; the protein is encoded by the coding sequence ATGGCTCAAAACAAGATCCCTTCCATCTTAATTCTATGCCTGGCTGCTTCCATGTCCATGACCTTGCTTCTTTCAGTTGAAGCCAGAAGAACCAAGTTCACCGTTTACTTCCAAGACTATGCTTTTGGTCCCAACACCACCTTCTTCCCCGTCGTTGGCCTCCCTGGCTCGACACTCAACTACACCGACTTCGGAACCTTCTTTGTCACCGACGATGCCATAACCGCAATCCCGGACGAGGGTGCTCCAATCATCGGGCGTGCTCAAGGCATCTACGTCGTCACCGGGATGGACGGGCGAAACCTCCTCGTGCTTATCTCCTTGGTGTTTACTAGTGGAACCTACAATGGGAGCAGCATTGAAATCCAAGGGACTAGTAGACAATTTGATCTCAATAGAGAGCTTCCCGTCGTGGCTGGGACTGGCAAGTTCCGTCTGGCTAGAGGGTTCATTAACACAGACAACTTCTCTTTCGATCAACAAAGAGGATTTTCTGTTATCCAAGTCAATGTCACTTTGGTTTACTAA
- the LOC111811741 gene encoding S-type anion channel SLAH1-like, giving the protein MEMDGEDELKKPSVFLQLLAKFHAGYFRISMSLCGQALLWKILKQPIQNENSLRRTLRLLPNTAFLLLWSLALFILASLSFIYILRCFFHFKLVKSEFLHRVGLNYLFAPWISCLLLLQSSPFKALIPNQILLWVFLIPIVVLDVKIYGQWFTKGKRFLSSVANPTNQLSVIGNLAGAWAAAVIGWRETALCMFSIGMAHYLVLFVTLYQRLTGCNCLPATLRPVFFLYFATPSMASLAWASINGEFDTFSKMLFFLSVFLAVSVVSRPALFRKSMRKFSVAWWAYSFPLSVLALACNEYAKEVDAEAAHVIALLLSLLSVLVSLFLMVVTVLRTNFVIPVAPPPPPAINSDNSSAEP; this is encoded by the coding sequence ATGGAGATGGATGGTGAAGATGAACTTAAGAAACCATCCGTTTTCCTCCAGCTCTTGGCCAAATTCCATGCAGGCTACTTCAGAATCAGCATGTCCCTTTGTGGGCAAGCCTTGTTATGGAAGATACTCAAACAGCCAATTCAAAACGAAAATTCTCTTAGGCGAACCCTTCGCTTGCTACCCAATACAGCTTTCTTGTTGTTATGGTCATTAGCTCTGTTCATTTTGGCTTCTCTGTCGTTCATTTACATTCTAAGGTGTTTCTTCCACTTCAAATTGGTTAAATCTGAGTTCTTGCATAGAGTGGGCTTGAACTACCTCTTTGCACCATGGATTTCTTGCCTTCTTTTGCTTCAATCCTCGCCATTTAAGGCTTTGATCCCCAATCAAATTCTCTTGTGGGTATTTCTGATTCCAATTGTTGTATTGGATGTGAAAATCTACGGCCAATGGTTCACAAAAGGGAAGAGGTTTTTGTCTAGTGTGGCCAACCCCACTAACCAACTTTCGGTGATCGGAAACTTGGCCGGAGCTTGGGCGGCGGCGGTGATTGGGTGGCGGGAGACTGCACTCTGCATGTTCTCTATCGGAATGGCACATTATTTGGTACTTTTTGTGACACTTTATCAAAGATTGACCGGATGCAACTGCCTGCCTGCCACTTTGAGGCCAGTGTTCTTCTTGTATTTTGCAACTCCAAGTATGGCAAGCTTGGCTTGGGCTTCCATTAATGGCGAATTTGATACCTTCTCCAAAATGttgttctttctctctgtttttctcgCCGTGTCCGTTGTTTCAAGGCCGGCGCTTTTTAGAAAATCCATGAGGAAATTCAGTGTGGCATGGTGGGCTTATTCGTTTCCTCTCTCTGTTCTTGCTTTGGCTTGTAATGAATATGCTAAAGAAGTTGACGCTGAAGCTGCTCATGTTATTGCCCTTCTTTTGTCTCTCCTCTCTGTTTTGGTGTCTCTGTTTCTGATGGTCGTTACAGTTTTGAGGACTAATTTCGTCATCCCGGTGGccccgccaccgccgccggcGATCAATTCCGACAATAGCAGTGCTGAACCATGA
- the LOC111776445 gene encoding glycine-rich cell wall structural protein 1-like, protein MGGSPKWVSLGLLTLCIVLHLSAIALGDDKLGKSRFRDDDCWGRRCGGRFGGRGPRFGRGGGFGGGRGGGFGGGRGGGLGGGSGGGFGGGGGVGGGGGGGIGGGGGLGGGGGGGLGGGSGQGGGFGAGGGVGGGAGGGGGLGGGGGGGIGGGSGHGGGFGAGGGVGGGAGGGGGGGGGGGGGGGGGIGGGSGHGGGFGAGGGVGGGIGGGAGGGGGGGGGGGGGIGGGSGHGGGFGAGGGVGGGGLGGGGGGGGGGGGGLGGGSGHGGGFGAGGGIGGVGGAGGGGGLGGGSGGGIGGGSGGGHGGGFGIGIGIGVGIGGGSGHGVGVGSGSGGGGGGGH, encoded by the coding sequence ATGGGTGGCTCTCCAAAATGGGTTTCTCTTGGGCTTCTTACCCTCTGCATTGTGCTCCATTTGAGTGCTATTGCTCTTGGAGATGACAAGCTTGGTAAGAGTAGGTTCAGGGATGATGACTGTTGGGGTAGGCGCTGTGGTGGCAGATTTGGAGGACGTGGACCTCGTTTCGGTAGGGGAGGTGGTTTTGGTGGCGGGAGAggtggtggatttggtggtggtAGAGGTGGAGGACTTGGTGGTGGATCGGGTGGAGGGTTTGGAGGAGGTGGGGGAGTAGGTGGCGGTGGAGGAGGTGGAATTGGTGGAGGGGGTGGTCTTGGAGGCGGGGGAGGAGGTGGGTTGGGAGGTGGTTCGGGACAAGGTGGGGGATTTGGAGCAGGGGGTGGTGTTGGAGGTGGTGCTGGTGGTGGAGGTGGACTTGGTGGAGGAGGCGGTGGGGGTATTGGCGGTGGATCTGGTCACGGTGGAGGTTTTGGAGCAGGAGGAGGTGTTGGTGGAGGCGCtggaggaggtggtggaggaggaggaggaggaggaggaggaggcggagGTGGCATTGGTGGTGGGTCAGGTCATGGTGGAGGCTTTGGAGCTGGAGGAGGTGTTGGTGGTGGGATTGGTGGAGGTgcaggaggaggaggaggcggtggcggtggaggAGGTGGTGGCATTGGTGGTGGATCAGGCCATGGTGGAGGCTTTGGAGCAGGCGGAGGTGTAGGTGGTGGTGGTctcggcggaggaggaggaggaggaggaggaggtggtggtggtctGGGAGGAGGTTCTGGTCAtggaggtggatttggagcCGGTGGAGGAATCGGAGGAGTTGGAGGAGCCGGAGGAGGAGGTGGGTTAGGAGGAGGTTCTGGAGGTGGGATTGGAGGCGGTTCCGGTGGTGGTCACGGAGGAGGGTTTGGAATCGGAATAGGTATTGGAGTAGGAATAGGTGGTGGATCTGGTCATGGCGTGGGTGTGGGGTCTGGGTCTGGTGGAGGAGGTGGTGGCGGTCATTAA